A window of the Streptomyces sp. JB150 genome harbors these coding sequences:
- a CDS encoding branched-chain amino acid ABC transporter permease, with the protein MTGFLDHLLNGLALGAVYALVALGFVVIFKASGVLNFAHGSLLLLGGYLTAVLHDDLGFAGALAAALLVTALVAGAMDRLLLRGGDRDPKAAHVQTIVTIGVDIVLVTDLARRIGGDLLTLGDPWGDAVTEIGPVTVVDSRLAAIAVSAVVIGGVFALFRYTAWGLSLRAASEDLEAAALMGVRLTRVRMLAWCLAGALAALAAVFLAAFPAPGLERTTGQIALKAFPAAILGGMASPPGALAGSLLIGLTEALVAGYQSELHVLGEGFGDVAPYAVMVLVLLVRPTGLFGGKGAVRV; encoded by the coding sequence ATGACCGGCTTCCTGGACCACCTGCTCAACGGCCTCGCGCTCGGCGCGGTCTACGCCCTTGTCGCCCTCGGCTTCGTCGTCATCTTCAAAGCCTCCGGGGTGCTCAACTTCGCCCACGGCTCCCTGCTGCTCCTCGGCGGCTACCTCACCGCCGTCCTCCACGACGACCTCGGCTTCGCCGGCGCCCTCGCCGCCGCCCTCCTGGTCACGGCACTCGTGGCCGGTGCCATGGACCGGCTGCTGCTGCGCGGTGGCGACCGCGACCCCAAGGCCGCGCACGTGCAGACGATCGTGACCATCGGCGTCGACATCGTCCTCGTCACCGACCTCGCCCGGCGCATCGGCGGCGACCTGCTCACCCTCGGCGACCCCTGGGGGGACGCGGTCACCGAGATCGGTCCGGTGACCGTCGTCGACAGCCGCCTCGCCGCGATCGCCGTGTCCGCCGTCGTCATCGGCGGAGTGTTCGCCCTCTTCCGGTACACCGCGTGGGGCCTGTCCCTGCGCGCCGCCTCGGAGGACCTGGAAGCGGCGGCCCTGATGGGCGTACGCCTCACCCGCGTGCGCATGCTCGCCTGGTGCCTCGCGGGGGCGCTCGCCGCGCTCGCCGCCGTGTTCCTCGCCGCGTTCCCCGCCCCCGGCCTGGAACGCACCACCGGGCAGATCGCCCTGAAGGCCTTCCCCGCCGCGATCCTCGGCGGCATGGCCTCCCCGCCCGGCGCCCTCGCCGGCAGCCTGCTCATCGGCCTGACCGAGGCCCTGGTCGCCGGCTACCAGTCCGAACTGCACGTCCTCGGCGAGGGCTTCGGCGACGTCGCCCCCTACGCCGTGATGGTGCTCGTCCTCCTCGTACGTCCCACCGGGCTGTTCGGCGGGAAGGGAGCGGTCCGTGTCTGA
- a CDS encoding ABC transporter ATP-binding protein has product MPGSPPDDEPALHVEDLDVTYGRALSALRSVSLTVPHGGVVALLGANGAGKTTLLRAVSGTLRLHRGTITAGRIRYGDTALDGRDPVAAVRAGVVQVPEGRRVFAGLTVDENLRTGGLGLGRRSPALVRESRDRVFALFPRLAERTGQAAGLLSGGEQQMLAIGRALMAAPRLLLLDEPSLGLAPLMVNRIADVIREINAQGTAVLLVEQNAGMALSLARHAYVLEVGEVRLSGPAGELARTDAVRRLYLGEADDDSDHGGNHGGDPGGNPAGDHGTDHHSASAHGQGAA; this is encoded by the coding sequence ATGCCTGGAAGCCCACCGGACGACGAGCCCGCGCTGCACGTCGAGGATCTCGACGTCACCTACGGCCGCGCCCTGTCCGCACTCCGCTCGGTCTCCCTGACCGTCCCGCACGGCGGCGTCGTCGCGCTGCTGGGCGCCAACGGCGCCGGAAAGACCACCCTGCTGCGGGCGGTCTCCGGCACCCTGCGCCTGCACCGAGGGACGATCACCGCGGGCCGGATCCGCTACGGCGACACCGCACTCGACGGCCGTGATCCCGTCGCCGCCGTCCGCGCCGGAGTGGTGCAGGTCCCCGAGGGCAGGCGGGTGTTCGCCGGTCTGACGGTCGACGAGAACCTGCGCACCGGCGGACTCGGCCTCGGCCGCCGCAGCCCCGCCCTGGTCCGCGAGTCCCGCGACCGCGTCTTCGCGCTCTTCCCCCGGCTCGCCGAGCGCACCGGCCAGGCCGCCGGACTGCTCTCCGGCGGTGAACAGCAGATGCTCGCCATCGGCCGCGCCCTGATGGCCGCCCCGCGCCTGCTCCTGCTGGACGAGCCGTCCCTCGGCCTCGCCCCGCTGATGGTGAACCGGATCGCCGACGTGATCCGCGAGATAAACGCCCAGGGCACCGCCGTGCTGCTGGTCGAGCAGAACGCCGGCATGGCCCTCTCGCTCGCCCGCCACGCGTACGTCCTGGAGGTCGGCGAGGTCCGCCTGTCCGGCCCGGCCGGCGAACTGGCCCGCACGGACGCCGTACGCCGCCTCTACCTCGGAGAGGCCGACGACGACAGCGACCACGGCGGCAACCACGGCGGCGACCCCGGCGGCAACCCCGCCGGTGACCACGGCACCGACCACCACAGCGCGTCCGCACACGGTCAGGGGGCCGCGTGA
- a CDS encoding branched-chain amino acid ABC transporter permease, with amino-acid sequence MSDLLKRGGFLLPALLLAALPFYLDAFWLRVGLFAMAAAIGAVGLGLLAGTAGQLSLGHAFFLAVGAYGYAWLAGEPGPGLPPALALAVAVLLAGAAGGLFSPVAGRVKGIYLGVATLALVFLGHHVLLTADSVTGGFNGRSVPPLTLGGFTFADTDPELVVLGVPFGAEERLWYLGLALFALTWFTARGILRGRPGRALVAVRDSETAAAVMGVDVARYRSAAFVVSSMYAGLAGALLALGFRRIVPDYFGLALSVDYLAMIVIGGLGSVAGATAGAVFVTALPLLMTRYADHLPLVAAPGSTEGAVGPTEAARYLYGAAIVLILLYAPDGLHGLARRLRARAAARRTKADPATTPSAAPARPKEQTP; translated from the coding sequence GTGTCTGACCTCCTCAAACGCGGCGGGTTCCTGCTGCCCGCGCTGCTCCTCGCTGCCCTGCCCTTCTACCTGGACGCCTTCTGGCTGCGCGTCGGCCTGTTCGCCATGGCCGCGGCCATCGGCGCCGTCGGCCTCGGGCTGCTCGCGGGCACGGCCGGGCAGCTCTCCCTCGGCCACGCCTTCTTCCTGGCCGTCGGCGCCTACGGCTACGCCTGGCTGGCCGGCGAACCCGGCCCCGGCCTGCCGCCCGCGCTCGCCCTGGCCGTCGCCGTCCTCCTGGCCGGCGCCGCGGGCGGCCTGTTCAGCCCCGTCGCCGGCCGCGTCAAGGGCATCTACCTGGGCGTCGCCACCCTCGCCCTGGTCTTCCTCGGCCACCACGTCCTGCTCACCGCGGACTCCGTCACCGGCGGCTTCAACGGCCGCTCGGTCCCGCCGCTCACCCTCGGTGGCTTCACCTTCGCCGACACCGACCCCGAACTCGTCGTGCTCGGCGTGCCGTTCGGCGCCGAGGAACGCCTGTGGTACCTCGGGCTCGCCCTGTTCGCGCTGACCTGGTTCACCGCCCGCGGCATCCTGCGCGGACGCCCCGGCCGTGCCCTGGTCGCCGTCCGCGACAGCGAGACCGCCGCCGCCGTCATGGGCGTCGACGTGGCCCGCTACCGCTCGGCCGCCTTCGTCGTCTCCTCGATGTACGCGGGCCTCGCCGGAGCGCTGCTGGCCCTCGGCTTCCGCCGGATCGTCCCCGACTACTTCGGGCTCGCCCTCTCCGTCGACTACCTCGCCATGATCGTCATCGGCGGGCTCGGCTCGGTCGCCGGAGCCACCGCAGGCGCCGTCTTCGTCACCGCGCTGCCGCTGCTGATGACCCGGTACGCCGACCATCTGCCGCTGGTGGCCGCCCCCGGCAGCACCGAGGGAGCCGTCGGCCCCACCGAGGCCGCCCGCTACCTCTACGGCGCCGCCATCGTCCTCATCCTCCTGTACGCCCCCGACGGCCTGCACGGACTCGCCCGCCGGCTGCGTGCCCGCGCCGCAGCCCGCCGCACGAAAGCAGATCCCGCGACCACCCCGTCCGCCGCACCCGCACGACCCAAGGAGCAGACCCCGTGA
- a CDS encoding ABC transporter ATP-binding protein, with the protein MSDRTTPPPELAVRDVTVRFAGLTALDAVSFTVAPGSVHAVIGPNGAGKSTCFNVLSGLTRPASGTVRLGSTELTRLAPHRIARLGVARTFQNIVTTEGTVADNLMLGRHALTRAGFAASALRLPGAVREQRAHRDRAREIAELTGLGGLFDTPVAVLSYGDRKRVEFARALCLEPRVLLLDEPVAGMNGAERARTAEVIHDVRERLGLSVVLVEHDMGLVMRLADEVTVLDFGRAIAHGTPEEVRRDPEVLRAYLGTDDTGEDAA; encoded by the coding sequence GTGAGCGACCGCACCACACCGCCCCCCGAGCTGGCCGTCCGGGACGTCACCGTCCGGTTCGCCGGTCTCACCGCGCTCGACGCCGTCTCCTTCACCGTCGCCCCCGGCTCGGTGCACGCGGTGATCGGACCCAACGGGGCGGGCAAGTCCACCTGCTTCAACGTGCTGTCCGGCCTCACCCGCCCCGCGTCCGGCACCGTCCGGCTCGGCAGCACCGAACTGACCCGGCTGGCCCCGCACCGCATCGCCCGCCTCGGCGTGGCCCGCACCTTCCAGAACATCGTCACCACCGAGGGCACCGTCGCCGACAACCTGATGCTCGGCCGTCACGCCCTCACCCGCGCGGGCTTCGCCGCCAGCGCCCTGCGCCTGCCCGGCGCCGTACGCGAGCAGCGCGCCCACCGCGACCGGGCCCGCGAGATCGCCGAACTCACCGGCCTGGGCGGCCTGTTCGACACCCCCGTCGCGGTCCTGTCCTACGGCGACCGCAAGCGCGTCGAGTTCGCCCGCGCCCTGTGCCTGGAGCCGCGCGTGCTGCTCCTCGACGAACCCGTGGCCGGCATGAACGGCGCCGAACGCGCCCGCACCGCCGAGGTCATCCACGACGTTCGCGAGCGACTGGGCCTGTCCGTCGTCCTCGTGGAGCACGACATGGGCCTGGTCATGCGCCTCGCCGACGAGGTCACCGTCCTCGACTTCGGCCGCGCCATCGCCCACGGCACCCCCGAGGAGGTCCGGCGCGACCCCGAGGTGCTGCGCGCCTACCTCGGCACCGACGACACGGGGGAGGACGCGGCATGA